In Anoplopoma fimbria isolate UVic2021 breed Golden Eagle Sablefish chromosome 15, Afim_UVic_2022, whole genome shotgun sequence, the genomic window tcttaaaacaatataaataggTCTCACCTTTGAGACAGGAACCGGAGTGAGAGTACAAggttatgtatttttattttcttattttgtttgtatatttttgttttggcacTACTTCTGTGTGGTTTTATGTCATTCATCTTTTGTCAGTAGTACGTTATTAATAATGTTATGTCATTGGGTTATTGGAAGGGTCTGGGGAAGTGAGGGGAGTTTGAACATTGTTTGTCCTTGTCATTTGTACTTATTAATGAAAACCCTTAcaggagtaaaaaaataaaataatgttctaTCATATATTTAGTGTGTGCAGGGCTATGTCTATCAGTCTGTATGTAGAGGTGTGTAAGGGATGAGagtaaaagaggaaagaaatggtcaaataggaaaaaaaatacattacagaaaatTACCATTTCTTTGGCTTAATTTTACAATTTGCAGGACACTTATCTCAAAATGATACACTCTCAATGATTTGTTGACATGgccaagaaaataaaactagaatcagtttaaacaaaataatttcattattgtaacattggaaaataaaattgtcaTTATCAAATAATTTTGTCAAACAGTGACTTACTCTGcagtagtcttttttttttctttcatagaaactaaagacattttttgaagAGTTTTTGCAGATGTCAGTATTCAATATGATAGagtaaaaatgattttaactgCACTACTCTGACATACACTTAGTACATTGTAGCATTTTGACAGTaatcaaaaggaaaacaaacacattttttcctgcactatttaaatgaaatgcgTGGCTATGGTTTTAAAGTTATTAGCAATTATGTTGCAATGCCACTTAACAggggaaataaagacaaatgccTGCAGACACGTGAAACATAATAATACGCCCTAAACCTTATATAAGGTGCATTTTGATGAATGAGCATGTGATTTGTAAGGACAGCATGTTGTGTTTAAGGAGAATAATTTAGCAcattcaaacttttaaaaactgaGCCAAAGCAACTAAATACTATTagtagcaaaaaaaatacaacttttttaaaAGACGAATAGTAAGAAAATGTTCGAAatgataaacacaaaaaatacatatatttataatttttaataCATAATGTGATAGTATTTAATCTTGCAGGGTTTGGCGTCGCATTAATTGCATTACACATAACTTTCTCTCAGTGACGCTTGCAAATAAACTTGCCTTTAATCACCAGAGAGCTGTGGCTCATCTTTATCGAGGCTGTCATTTATTCTGGAGAGAACGGCTGTGGTTCTCGAGTTTTCCTTGAAGTTTCCTCTAACATCAGCTGTGGATTCCTGCTTTGTCACTGTTTAGTCATATTGGAGCCAGATGAACCAGCGTAGTCAGAGATTCTactctttgaaaatgtttggcCTGCAGACTGCTGACGGATCCAGCAAAAGCCTTAACAGACCGAATGTGTTTGAGTCCGTCTGACCACAGTGGCTGTGTAATTAAGAGCTGATTCATCACAGGACCCTTAATACGAAACAGATAGCTAAAGCAAGTAAGCAAAAGACTCGCAATAGACGACTAATTAGGGATCCTTGGATGTAGTAAATGGTTGTGACTGTGTTTTTTAGATAGGCAagcttttaatcttttttttttaaaggcaagaATTCAGGGCCTTGCTTTGACTTCTTTCATGTTATAAACAGGTTCTGGGTGTTTGCCCTGGGGAATTTCCATAATGCATCCACCCAGTATCCCCACTCTAGTGCTGGTTTCGccctttatttaatttaaattcctAACTTCTGATTAACTTTGCTCACGGACCCATAAACGAAGACTTGTTTAGAAGAAAATGTCTAAgaaatcatttagaaaaaattTGGCATAAAATTCCATTCTCATCTTATACTAAATTATATGAATTTAAAAGTGTaatcacatatttttatgtGTGATTACACAGTGCTGCATGTCTTCAGTGTCTTACCTCGGCTCCTTTGGTCTCCATACAGGCTGAGCTGCTGACTGGTTCCTCCGTAGCTAATGTGGAGGATGCACATCGGGTCGGCCGGGAGCTGCTGAAGCGCGGCTGTGGGTCAGTCATCATCACTTTGGGACCCCAAGGCTGTGTGGTTGTCAAGGCAGAGGGGTCTACCTCAAAGCATGTTCAAACTACCGCGGTCGCAACTGTGGACACTACGGTGAGCGTGACATGATACATACAATTATATTGTAATCCTTTTTCAATTATtcgtttttgtcattttagctCAAAAAATTTCAGAAGGTAGTGAAATTAGCACattagccatgctagcggctGGGCCTTGGGAATCCCGTAATCAGTCAGTTAATTGGTCAGGCCACCACTTCGGTCCTGTCTGTTATATCGCAACAGCTAGTGCCATTAAATTACATATAGAcgtcatggtccccagaggatagATCATGCCGACTttgatgatcccctgacttttctcCTAGTGCCACCATGAGTTTGGGGTTTTTAAGGACAAACTATATTTACTTTGGTGATCCATTAACCTTTCATCTTGGGCCATCCTcaggtcttttttattttttatttgtccaataCTGTTTTATAGAGCTGAAACTGTTAGGCAATTAGTCTATCATCGGGTAATTGTTCAACAACTATTGTGATTATCTATGATTTGTTTAAAATCAGCATgtttagcattgtcattgtgagcatgtaaGCATGTTAGacagattctgattctgattatttcattcattgtttattCTACACAATGTCAGAAGATTGtaaaaatgcccatcacaataAGCTCAAAGGTATCTCATTTGCAGTGATATTAGCGAGAGAAATCTCTAGATTTTCATATCATataagaagctggaaccattTCAGACTAGAgagggaaatgtatttatagaatattacaaagaatatataaattaaaaaaatagataatgtaatgttatctttttgtgatattttatattattctaaatatataactattaaggatatatataatatataataaatatccTTCAggtaataattatttaaagaaaagtttgactatttaaaacatttccacatgtatgtatatttttgtataataGGTTATGACTGAGAGGAAGGTGATGGCAGTCATGGTTTTAGTGAAAAGGAAAATGGTTTTATGGAAAATGATGATAACCAGCCCACTTCTCACTGGAAGGAATATCGTTAAAATTGTTCTTACAGCAATAACAAAAGGAACAtaatttttttgcagaaaaatcTGCGGATTCGACAACAAAATTCTTATTCTTATCTGCCCATTCATCTGGTGCCCGTGGTACTGTGAGCTCTAGTGGAGCAACAGATCTGTGTCTTGTTCAAGCGAAACGGTTTGAGATCATCGTGGATGTGGTGACCACCGGCTGTTTCCCCTCCTAAAAGGAGGACTCTAATCTTTTAAAAGAGGCCGGTGACGCTTGACTCATTTCACACCGGCCTCTGTGGCTTGGTTTTTCTCACAGAAAGCCTCGGCTAGATGTTTGCGTTTCCTCTCTctaaggtttttcttttttatgtggGAACAAACACGTCATAGCACCGAGGTGTTAATCACCACTTTGTCCTAACCAGGTTTGATTaaagactgttttaaatgtttttgtaatggATTATTTTACTGAATGGTTCCCCTAGGGGCTTTTTTATGGTGCTATAGTTTCCAAAGGCTGTTCATCATGGATCATTGTAAAAactgtaaagtaaaacaattacAAGCATGCACTCTCAGTTTTACACAAAAAGCCGCATGAGATAATAAATGAAACTCAGGGGAAAAAGCAGAGAAGAAtggctgttaaaaaaagaactgagtgtcggatgtgtgtgtgtgtgtttggagtttTCAGACACAACAGCAGCGTTTCACTTTGGCgcttcaaaaacaaaagggcTCACTTCCTTGAACGGTTAGCGACCTTCCAACACGGCCCCCCCCAAAATCCCCCTCATTTCGAAGCGGACACACATCGCCACCCTCATTCACCTTCCCAGcagcccccccaccctcctcagGAGCACTTACCCATCAACCCCTACCCTTCCCCTTCTCCACTCCTGTGACTCACCTCCTGGGCTTGCATCAGTCAGCAGAAAGCTGTGGTCGGGCCTGCTGCatgtccccccctcccccacctccaccccttCTGTTCTTTGATAGGCCCATAAATTCTGGGGTGTTTAACTCTTTTGGACATCATAATCCCCTCTTCCAGTAAggccctttcttttctttttttttactggggagagaagggaaaaaactaaacaacaggTTGTTATCAAGACTATTTTTCACTTCTGTGAGCTCGTTCTGACAACACAGGCCCTCTTTAGTTATGATTACCTCTTCTGTTACTCACCgctttgattgttttttctccagCGGTagcagcagaaatgtttttgagaCTTGTGCCGAGACTTGTCATCACCAGGATTGATCCTTCCCTCCCCAGTCCTACTGGTATCGGGCTGTGAATGGAGGCCGTATTCTGTGGCTGCGATTCCTCTCGATATCAACACAGTGACTCACTTGCGGTTTCTCGCTATTTCAGCTATAGGCTTCTGTACGGCTGGGGCTCTGCGGATGGCGTGACTCGCAGCTGCTCGGAACCAAAACAAGTCTACCTTCCGATTCTGGATGCGACCCGCCCCAGATGGAACGCTTCTCTTTGATTGATCGCGCTCGGCTCAGTGATGTGCCAACATGGCTGCTAAATCATCCCTCTACTGCGACTATTTCATCAtctgctcctccagcagctgtctgacaaaaaacacatcttacATGGCACGAGCAAATAATGGGTTGAGTCAGGGTGGTGAATCCGGATGAACAACAAAGTAGATCATCTACTGTGGGTCTCCCCCATCACTCCCCTCTTCTTCcatttgtttcccttttgtCTTAAATTGAGTGCAGGCTTCCTCCACTGAGATCAGagtctctgctttttttctttgtgtgtgtggacagtTAGATGAGGCCgttgcacacgcacacgcacacgcacacacgcacacacacacacacacacacacacacacacacgcacacgcacagcCAGCGCCCGTTAGAACCAGCAGGACTTGGGTGGCCTTGGTTTCCACTGCTCCGGGAGGTCCACTGTGTTTGGCGAAAAAAAGGTAGACAGTGCTGTCCAAACCAGACATTACAGCTGATGTCTGGACAGTCAAATTACTCCAAGTGTTCTCCTATGATTGGAGACATGCAAGGACCAACTGCGTGGTTCCAAAGGTAAGGGAATACCTCCTCGGCGTTGCTATTCCCCAAACCCTGCAAACTGCAGGTCAGCATGACACAGTTAGAAAAACTGCCACATCACTATGTTTTAATGGACTGCACATGCCACAGCAGCTGCTGTTTAGCCAACCAGATGCTGGGCCTGGTCCTCACATCGATCGCACAAAAGTATGTAAGAAGGACTGAGACAAAGCACAGCAGATGCATCAAAGATGAGAGCCCTAATCGATCCAATTAAATTGTTCTGATCTCTGAATCGTCTTCCCGTCGTCGCTTCAGACGATTCGTCCCCGGCTGTTCGCAAAGTCTCGCTTTAAGCTTCCGGACGTGGAAGACACCGTGAGTCACCCGCTGCCCGTCGGTTGGTCTTTGCTCTCCCCTGGGAGGCCTTTCATTGACAAAGGCTGCAGGCTTCAGGAGTTAACGGCACATGGGAGTCAGGATCGCGGGAGGCCTCTGGATGAGAAATCACCGAGAGAGGTTCAGTGTGCAGCGGCAGACTCATAGCATGAGACAGTGCAGAGCCCTactctgtttctgttgtttttttgtctctctttggtACTTAGCGCTCACTGCTGTGGTGTTTCTGCGCTGCACTTTCCAAAGATCACATGTCAATCAAAGCGTGTGGGCGCCGCTGTCGtcttttgtccttgtttttttttcgtCGACGGACTTCTGAGTTTCTGTGTGCGCTTCCATTGTTTGTCCTCACAGCCGCTGCTCGTGTTGACTATTCAGTTCTTctatttcttttaaacatgCGCCACTAAAGCTGTTGTcagaagcattaaaaaaaagggcacTTCCCTGGTGCCTGTTTTGTCAGTGAAAACCTACCAGATACAAAAGGGTTTCTAAGAGCAAAAGGAAAGCTTTCAATGTCTATAGGTTCAACACTATGCTGCTAAATCGACCCAAGTTCACTCATTATTATATCTGAATTTGTCCTAAACGGGAAAAAATATgcttttgattgattgatcaaaCTCAACTCCAAGATATAAATGTTCCACGGCCGTTTTTGAAAGTTGTTTAATTCACACATAGCAAACAGTTCAGCGTCTCTCTGATGGCATGCTACTGCAGAGAACTTCCTAAATCATTCTTGGTTAATTTGGTAAGCTTCTCATCTGCCATCCCAATTTCTAACTCCAGTCTGAGTACCAGAGGGGAAGAGGCGGAGGAACGGCGCGGAGGTCAAGACGCGTCGGACGGAGCCTTATCCGGCGAGAGCATCACAGCTCATCCGCGGCAAGCGCTTGTGTCACTTGATTGACAGGCCCCCAGATCTAACCTTCACCGAACTGTGTCGAGGGCAGCGGTGGCGGGGCTGAAGGGGGTAGCGCTTGTCAGCCTCGTTGAGCTTCATCCACTAGATCCAGTACCGTCACATGCCAGTCTCAGCAGAGGAGACGTTAGTAAGACGGAGGGAGAGGTTGGAGGGTGGCCCGCACAGTCAAGTGGCCTAAAGTTTAGATTGGAACAGTGAAGACTCGTTTCGTCAGTACTTATTTAAGTGTGGATTGGCTCACTAAGAAATTATATGAcaagtcatatttttttcccccttacaCAAAATTTTGATATGTATATAGGCAACCTTGCTTACACGTTCACCATATCAACATAGAAGATGATCAAATGGCGGTGTTGCATTTCCCCCAAAGTAAGTATGAATTCTTCCTAATATTTGTAACAGGAAACACTAATTCATATGCAGaaattacttcttttttttttttacctgtaatATGGGCCAGGCTTTTGGCTGAGGACCATTTTTGGGCAAGGGACATTTTTGGACTAAATCAGACCACACTTTACCTCATTAAGCTGCTCATGTATGCTCTTCTTGTGGCTTGTttgagcagaaaataaaactgaataattacattataattgACAATCATTTGAAAGTGGTGGTACTTAGCAATATTATGTAATGTATTAAGTATGGTATTGAAGCTAAGACAGGCcataataattttaattttgtgtAATTTTACATTTAGGTGTAATGAGtacctaatatatatatataaatatatattaaattgtgCTTCTATCTGAATGTATGTTATTTGAATTCCATCTTTCTCCCACAACTTCACTTTGcacaacttaattttttttttttttttttttttctgggtcacaaattcatattacattttctactacTTGACAGACAAAACTTCACGTAATGCGACAAAGGTCTGATGATTTCATTCAGGCTTAATCAGTCATCCTaggtaaattacattttaaagtaaaaatttaacatttttggtttaTAAACAACTTAAattttgatttgacatttttgatcAGAAAATGTCCAGTTGAATTCAATTTGGATCTTTTATTTATAGATAATCATAATTAGAAATGTACAAGCTTTTGAAATTCCACAACTTGAAAAAGACAACATACATTCAAATAATGGCTTTCatagtaaaaacatgaaatatgcaATAGCGGTTAAACTTAACGTCCTTTTCTTGCCTCTGTGATTCGGACCCAAACCAGGCGTTGCAGATCTCATCCAaaagaaaattttaaaaatatataattaagttataataatgtctaaatgtaaatacagacaaaatataCAAGTCTGAGCTTAACTAATAGgtacaaaatgtgtatttatccaATTTCTAactgtcaacaaaaaaatggtACTATTATCAAGTTAAGCCCTTAATGCTAGTATTAGAAAGCTGTTTCGACCCCACCCTGTTGTAGTCCGACTAGACAAAGGTGGTTGTTTTGACAGGGATTTGGTTGTAGATTAGTGGCGTGTCAACAAGTGATTTTAAAACGCAAATGAAACATGAGAAGAGGCATTTGCAGAAATGATGCAACGCCATGACTATGAAGACAGAGACGTTCTATTTTCTGTTAGCTAACTGGGAGACGAGCCAGAGCCAAACCGGTGGGACCGCTTCACCAAAGCCTTATTTCCAAACGCTGGCCTTGTATTGTGGCCCGGCCCAGCTACCAGACAggagacataaacacaccatGGCTTCAAACATGGAAATCCACCAGGCCTGTGAAATGCTTCAGCTCTGATCTCACTCTTTCCAGCATCTCTCCGGGAGTCACACCAGTGGCGTGCAGCGGGGGTGGGAGTGCATAATGGCCTTTGAAATGTCATATCCGAacacttttttctcccttcattGCTTCTATCTATCACCTGGCTGAACATAGAATGCTTTGAATGATGCCAGTTTTAGGTGCCTGTGAAGGAAACGCGTTGTCTGGGCCGTGTCCTCCAGCTGCCCCAGCTATCTTGTTTGGCCCCTCTGTTTTCCGCGGGCCCTGGGTCGGGGTCACTGctggggtttttcttttttttgccccatGTCACTGAATCATCCCTGCACAACAGACAACTTACCCCCTGACAAAAGGGTTACTTTGAGGTTGGAGGGTGAGGGGGGAGGGAGTTTACAGAGgtgctcagagagagagagtgcaatGAACTCTTTTGAGAGCCACAGTGATGAGTAATGGAGCGGGCTTGTGAGAACCAGCGTCAggggtgctggtggtggtggtggtgggggggattTGTGGTTAAACATGAGCGTGTCTCCACATACCACGGTGCCTTTTCCCATCAGCGAGCCCCCCCCCATAAAAGCATCACGTTCCTTCCAGCCCCCCGCCTCCGCTCGCTCCAGGGCGTGGACAACACATTCCTTCTCTATCAATAGATGAAGAGGGGAAAAATGGATGGTTTGTCTGTTTGAACAGTTATGACTGACAATTGCTTAAAGCATTAATGAGCTATTCAGCTGACTATGAAAAGTAATCATTAAACCCATTGGAGACTTTtggaggctgtttttttttttctgattagaAAATTGTTTCAATGGTTTATTTGTACGTCAGCAACAATTGTGTAATTACACGGTTTAACGTCATCGTTGGCAGCCTTATTTTTTCCAAGTTACTTGAACAGATGATGCACTTTAGACTTTTGTTCTTCCTTGACGTTATGGGAAAAATACTTGAATGGATGGACTGTTAATCATTTGGGTTTAAGATGCTTCGTAcatcatatttatcattttgCTGGCATTATAGAAGGGTGTATGTGAATATGGGTGGTGCCCTTAGTACAGATGTTGCTCTGAAAAAGCTGACTGAGACCCACTTACCCTCAAGGTacatttgagaaacatttttaaagtagtTAAGACTTCAGTCAGCAAACGAGACTTGGAAAAATCTAACAAATGCCATAGCACCCCCTACTGTTGACTGgttattgaaaatatatatatatatgtatatatattctgaCTTGAAAGATGTTCCTTCTCATCTTTTCATATTTGCCTTGTTCCTATTCTCTTCAAAACAGTATGACACTTAGGAAAACGGTCATGTTCATATAAGATGAATCTTGTAATCTTTACATGGATTCAGGGTTAATCTCATTACTCCTCACCAACAAGCATTGCAGCCTACTCAAGGTTTTATGATTCTGCTGAGTAGGGCCCAGCTGCAGAATTACACAGTGGAACAGCTTGAACCACAGGTGGAATTTAATAAAGCCTTCTTGTAATATTGTTTCTTTTCAGGGCGCTGGAGACAGCTTTATTGGAGCGCTGGCATTTTACATGGCTCATTATCCCACAATGCCTCTGGAGGAGATGGCCCTCAGAGCCAATCAGGTGGCAGGAGTGAGTGTGCAGGCTGTTGGCACGCAGACGTCTTACCCCTTCAAAAAGGACCTACCAGCTGAACTGTTCTGAGAGCAGCAAATCAGCAAGTAGACACCAGCGTTGATGGATTAAACCTGAAATTATTGACCCGTGAACACAACTGTCATATGAAATAAGCTGCTTTTGATAAATCCAAGAGTGAACAATACTATTAAACTACTGAGGATTGTTTATGATGTAGTCAATGCTAGTTTAATATAAAGCTAACCTCAATTTGACTGTTTATATAGAAGACATATTAATGGTGCCTATGAGGTGACAAGCCTGTTTACAATTGACAATCTCAAtagttttaaactgtttaataaTTGACAAACATCCTTAGAAGTAGCCCAAATAAATCATATTACACAAATGGTTTCATAAAGGGATCCAGTTTAAATATAAAGTTGCAAAACACTTGACTGAATTGTAATCAATGCCATGTTTAGGTCCAATGAGTAGCATTACTTTTATAATTATTCTCTTGAAGCTCAGTCGGGGTTTGCGTTATGCTGATCTGGTGCAGTGGGGAGAGTGGAGGCCTTTTGGAAGATCCAAGAAGATCCAAGCAGATCTGACAACGCGTCAACCGACCAAACAGAAATGTTGACTGACAAATAAGCTTGTATAATccatgacaataaaaaatagtCTGTTCAAACCGAGTAGGTTTATGTTGTCCATATATTTTGGTGCATTGTCAAATCGATTTGATCTTCCTCTTCTCCAAGAACAGGACGTGCTTGTTCACTGCAAAGACAGAGAGTCGACTTTAAATACAAGTTAAAGGTTATGGACGAAATAAACACAACGCAAAGGCCACATAGTACTATGGAGAATGGGAGGCACAATTTTGTGCACAGTAAGAGCTTGTGCTTGCAACTGATatgatttagaaaatgaaagattAAGATTAGAACGAAAGAAAGATTTAGAAAGATGTACCATCCATGGTAGTGATTTATGACATTTCATGTAAAGTCATTATATAAATCAACATTATCACATCGAGTTATCTACTCTTAACTTTTACAGAACAATAACTAATGTTATTGTTCTGCACAGACTAACACTCATTACAGGGTTATAGTGTGCATGTGACATCACACAGCTGGTCATTCATATCTCACCAAATGGATCATGTTTGCGCAGCACCAGTTTCTCTCTGAGACGGTTCCTCTTCGTGTTGAAGAAGAAGCCGGTCCCTGCAGAGCTCATCATCTGCACCAAGATGGTCCTGAAGGAAAACAACACTGGTCAACTTCAGACTGACGGCCTGTCTGCCAGTCAAGGACATTTGGTCTTTACTGGCAAAAGCTTGTCTGTGACACTGATGATGACACTGATGATGCACCTTAACTTGTAATGTTGTGACCTCCAGTgacagataaaataagataatcctttattatcattatcatttacaggattacagcagcagagagtataGGGACATagtaaaacaaagacaagataaaaaaacaagtattataaataagcaataaaaacagtaaagaatccacaataactgaaatattatatgtacagacagaataactatcaTAACTATTATTACACAGTGTATTGACTGTGACACTTACTTTGATTTTGCCTTGGCCACTgaaacaggagaaaaagagCAGATGATGTATTAAAATCAGATGGATTAATTAGATTAAACTAGACAAATATTATGTATGAATGTGACGTTTTTAATAGCTACCAGTTAGCTCCTAgctaaacacaaatacacagcagGGACAAGTAAGCACAGACAATGtcacgttagctagctagctgttagccgctAGCTAGCGGCTAACAGCTAAAGGTTAGCAGACCGAGAGGCTACGTTGAGCTAACACCGTTAGACACAGCACGAACACCACCCTTTGAATAACTACATTCATTAAAATACTCACAATTTGCAGTGGTTAGAAACATTGTGTAGCCTTTAAGCGAACAGACGCAGCACTAACACATAACGATGTTGTTTAGGGTTAAGTCACGTGGGGAGGTCTGCACTTCCGCTTTGACAAACACTTCCGGGTCCCTGCTGAGTGGCTTGAAGTGAGCTGAAACCCCACTATATTGATCATTAACCTCTTCAGCCGCTTATAGCTTTTTttcgtttgtttttttgttcttttgcatgttttacattttccaaaacaagccttttagattacattacattacattattacattacattacattacattacattacattacattacattacattacattattacattacattattacattacagtacattacattattacattacagtacattacattattacattacattattacattacattacattacattacattacattacagtcatttagcagacgcttttatccaaagtgacttacaataagtgtattcaacataggtattcaagagaactaccagtcaccagaagtcataagtgcatctcctttcttaaacaagcatctaaaagcataaaccagagcaaaagtacagaaacaaactaatacgaatacaataattgcaacaaactaatatgaatacaataggtgctacaaactaatacgaataggataagtgcagcgaactgatacgaatacaataagtgctacgaggaaggctcagggtagtattTCTTGAGAGTATTTCTTTTTCCCCCAGAAagcatttgtcacatttttggACACTAAATTCAAGTATTTTCATGTGTATCTGAAAagatggctttttaaaaaagaatacgTAGACTTAAGCTTGTGCACACAGTCGTTTCTGTCATAAGGGATATGGTAGGCATATGTGTCAGTGGAGACATGAGGAACTGTCACATCCAAATGGAAGGAAAGCTCCTCACTGCACTGTAAACTTCAGGTGTCTTAACATTTTGGTGAAATAGTCATAAAttcttgggggaaaaaatcccATAGCACCAAGACATCATTAGCACATGAATTAGGTCTATTTTGCACATCAGTATGTTACGTGTTGAGCTGTAGCTAAACTG contains:
- the mrpl33 gene encoding 39S ribosomal protein L33, mitochondrial, with amino-acid sequence MFLTTANLAKAKSKTILVQMMSSAGTGFFFNTKRNRLREKLVLRKHDPFVNKHVLFLEKRKIKSI